The following are encoded together in the Myxococcus virescens genome:
- a CDS encoding PAS domain-containing sensor histidine kinase gives MELAELMATVPLGMAIIDRELRFVEVSDAMAAMHGVSREAHLGQPMVEVLRAEPSAADVVRRVRRVLETGVALEGVEIIHRESGAHGERTRVYRASYHPVRRDGAIVAACIYVEDMTERRRVEAQRDAGAARERSVREQALRETQEAVRARDEFLSVAAHELRTPLTSLRLHLQLLLRQVGGSNQEPPAELAPRARVLDRQLSRLVGLVNTLLDVSRLAAGRLSLEPRELDLAQMVRQMAEAFSEEFNRAGSTLSLHVDGPLLGEWDSLRLEQVLVNLLSNAVKYGGGQPVEVSLASEGPTAVLAVKDQGIGISEDGMARLFGKFERAVSERHYGGLGLGLYITRQIVEAMGGSITVRSAQGKGSTFILRLPTRPPVPTKAAAGAR, from the coding sequence GTGGAGCTGGCCGAGCTCATGGCCACGGTGCCGCTGGGCATGGCCATCATCGACCGCGAGCTGCGCTTCGTCGAGGTGAGCGACGCCATGGCCGCCATGCATGGCGTGTCGCGCGAAGCCCACCTGGGCCAGCCCATGGTGGAGGTGCTGCGCGCCGAGCCCTCCGCGGCCGACGTGGTGCGCCGCGTCCGCCGCGTGCTGGAGACGGGGGTGGCGCTGGAGGGCGTGGAAATCATCCACCGCGAGTCGGGCGCCCACGGCGAGCGCACCCGCGTCTACCGCGCCAGCTACCACCCCGTGCGCCGCGATGGCGCCATCGTCGCCGCGTGCATCTACGTGGAGGACATGACGGAGCGCCGCCGCGTGGAGGCCCAGCGCGACGCGGGCGCGGCCCGGGAGCGCTCGGTGCGCGAGCAGGCGCTGCGCGAGACGCAGGAGGCCGTGCGCGCCCGGGATGAGTTCCTCAGCGTGGCGGCCCACGAGCTGCGCACGCCCCTCACCAGCCTGCGCCTGCACCTGCAGCTGCTGCTGCGCCAGGTAGGCGGCTCGAACCAGGAGCCGCCCGCGGAGCTGGCGCCCAGGGCCCGCGTGCTGGACCGCCAGTTGTCGCGGCTGGTGGGGCTGGTCAACACGCTGCTGGACGTGTCGCGGCTGGCCGCGGGCCGGCTGTCGCTGGAGCCCCGGGAACTGGACCTGGCGCAGATGGTGCGGCAGATGGCGGAGGCCTTCTCCGAGGAGTTCAACCGCGCCGGCAGCACGTTGTCGCTGCACGTGGACGGCCCCCTGCTGGGCGAATGGGATTCGCTGCGCCTGGAGCAGGTGCTGGTGAACCTGCTCTCCAACGCCGTGAAGTACGGCGGAGGTCAGCCGGTGGAGGTGTCGCTGGCCAGCGAGGGCCCCACGGCGGTGCTCGCCGTGAAGGACCAGGGCATCGGCATCTCCGAGGACGGCATGGCGCGCCTGTTCGGCAAGTTCGAGCGCGCGGTGTCGGAGCGGCACTACGGCGGTCTGGGCCTGGGCCTCTACATCACCCGTCAAATCGTGGAGGCCATGGGCGGCAGCATCACCGTGCGCTCCGCGCAGGGAAAAGGCTCCACGTTCATCCTCCGCCTGCCCACGCGGCCCCCGGTGCCCACCAAGGCCGCCGCGGGCGCGCGGTAG
- a CDS encoding class I SAM-dependent methyltransferase codes for MASGHQPPEGQAALWNGLAGQAWVDSRDLLEGMFKPFEELLVEAVQARGARQVLDVGCGTGSTTLAVARRLGAQGHCVGIDISAPMLAAARARAEAEHVAASFIEANAEHHAFERGRFDMLISRFGVMFFDDAVQAFVNLRRSARENARLSLIAWRSPSENPFMTTAERAAAPLLPNMPARQPNAPGQFAFADGDRVHRILEQSGWMDIGIHPIDATCTLPERGLVQYLTRFGPLGRVLHEADERTRTHVIETVRAAFNPYVHGDEVRFTAACWRVEARAPAEVLSA; via the coding sequence ATGGCATCTGGTCACCAGCCCCCGGAGGGGCAGGCAGCGCTTTGGAATGGCCTCGCGGGACAGGCCTGGGTCGATAGTCGGGACCTGCTCGAAGGGATGTTCAAGCCGTTCGAGGAACTGCTCGTCGAAGCTGTCCAAGCCCGTGGCGCGCGTCAGGTGCTCGACGTGGGTTGTGGGACGGGCAGCACGACGCTCGCCGTCGCGCGGCGGCTCGGTGCCCAGGGACACTGCGTCGGCATCGACATTTCCGCGCCCATGCTCGCGGCGGCGCGGGCCCGGGCCGAAGCGGAGCATGTGGCCGCCAGCTTCATCGAGGCCAACGCGGAGCATCACGCCTTCGAGCGAGGGCGCTTCGACATGCTGATTTCACGCTTCGGCGTGATGTTCTTCGACGATGCCGTCCAGGCCTTCGTGAACCTGAGACGTTCCGCAAGGGAGAATGCCAGGCTGAGCCTCATCGCCTGGCGAAGCCCCTCGGAGAACCCGTTCATGACGACCGCCGAGCGGGCCGCGGCGCCCCTCCTTCCAAACATGCCCGCCCGCCAGCCGAACGCGCCGGGCCAGTTCGCCTTCGCGGATGGGGACCGGGTCCATCGCATCCTGGAGCAGAGCGGCTGGATGGACATTGGCATCCACCCCATTGATGCCACCTGCACCCTGCCTGAGCGGGGGTTGGTCCAGTACCTGACCCGGTTTGGGCCCCTCGGCCGCGTTCTTCACGAAGCCGACGAGAGGACCCGGACTCACGTCATCGAAACCGTTCGCGCCGCCTTCAACCCCTATGTGCACGGCGACGAGGTGCGCTTCACCGCCGCTTGCTGGCGGGTCGAAGCTCGCGCTCCCGCTGAGGTCCTCTCGGCGTGA
- a CDS encoding response regulator transcription factor: MSIASAGTEQRPSLLLVDDDSTLRERLARAFRERGWDVTTAGDYDEALAAARRESPEYAVVDLRMPGRSGLEVVRDLLAVDASTRVVVLTGYGSIATTVDAIRLGAVNYLPKPADADDLLAAFARASGEPSVATSERFEAPSLARAEWEHINRVLADCGGNISEAARKLGIHRRSLQRKLQKYPPSR, translated from the coding sequence ATGAGCATCGCGAGCGCGGGCACGGAGCAGCGCCCCAGCCTGTTGCTGGTGGATGACGATTCCACCCTCCGTGAGCGGCTGGCCCGCGCCTTCCGCGAGCGCGGCTGGGACGTCACCACCGCGGGGGACTACGACGAGGCCCTCGCCGCCGCGCGCCGCGAGTCGCCCGAGTACGCGGTGGTGGACCTGCGCATGCCGGGCCGCAGCGGCCTGGAGGTGGTGAGGGATTTGCTGGCGGTGGATGCCTCCACGCGCGTCGTCGTCCTCACGGGTTACGGAAGCATCGCCACCACGGTGGATGCCATCCGGCTGGGCGCGGTGAACTACCTCCCGAAGCCCGCGGACGCGGATGACCTGCTCGCGGCCTTCGCGCGTGCGTCCGGCGAGCCCTCCGTCGCGACCTCGGAGCGCTTCGAGGCCCCGTCCCTGGCGCGCGCCGAGTGGGAGCACATCAACCGCGTGCTGGCGGACTGCGGCGGCAACATCTCCGAGGCGGCGCGCAAGCTGGGCATCCACCGGCGCTCGCTCCAGCGCAAGCTGCAGAAGTACCCGCCTTCCCGCTGA
- a CDS encoding DoxX family protein, with amino-acid sequence MGVLAPIGRLLFSAIFITSGLNHFFQWEALTGVAQASGVPEPRMAVLGSGVALVVGGLSVLLGVFARLGAAAIAIFLLSAAFMVHRFWLVTDPVQAQDQLIHFMKNLSMAGGALLIVYFGSGPFSLRRKKAEGLGSGRLGVPLRP; translated from the coding sequence ATGGGCGTGCTAGCGCCGATTGGCCGGCTGCTCTTTTCGGCCATCTTCATCACCAGCGGCCTGAACCACTTCTTCCAGTGGGAGGCGCTGACGGGCGTGGCCCAGGCGTCCGGGGTGCCGGAGCCGCGCATGGCGGTGCTGGGGTCTGGCGTGGCGCTGGTGGTGGGCGGCTTGTCCGTGCTGCTGGGCGTGTTCGCCCGCCTGGGCGCCGCGGCCATCGCCATCTTCCTGCTGTCCGCCGCCTTCATGGTCCACAGGTTCTGGCTGGTGACGGACCCGGTGCAGGCGCAGGACCAGCTCATCCACTTCATGAAGAACCTCTCCATGGCGGGTGGAGCGCTGCTCATCGTCTACTTCGGGTCCGGGCCCTTCAGCCTGCGGCGCAAGAAGGCGGAGGGGCTGGGGAGCGGGAGGCTGGGCGTTCCGCTGCGGCCTTGA
- a CDS encoding DUF1624 domain-containing protein — MTQLAQTPRPDFAAPSAASSREAVGAKGRRIVGIDALRGLVMALMIVDHVREYFYLHAQVSDPVVISATPPSLFFTRFAAHLCAPVFVILTGVAAWLYGQRHGGRKAASSFLFKRGLFLLVLELTVINFAWTFTLLPRTYYFQVIGAIGLSMMVLSALLYLPRPALLTFALLVIFGHNLLDPIHFEAGQPGQALWALLHDRGFIALPWGAQLKTSYPVLPWMGVIALGFAVGPWFSSQVAPAVRRRRLLLASASSVGLFVLLRLINVYGEPLPWSPGATPMETVMSFVNLTKYPPSLDFLLLTLGVGAGLLALLDKAPASLTSTLAVFGAAPLFFYVVHLYLLLHAMNKLALLTFGPNQGALFSLPNVSALWLMALLTTVPMWFACRAFAALKARSSSPWMSYL; from the coding sequence ATGACACAACTCGCTCAGACACCACGCCCCGACTTCGCCGCCCCTTCCGCCGCCTCGTCGCGTGAGGCGGTGGGCGCCAAGGGCCGCCGCATCGTCGGCATCGACGCCCTCCGAGGGCTGGTCATGGCGCTGATGATTGTCGACCACGTGCGGGAGTACTTCTACCTGCACGCACAGGTGAGCGACCCGGTGGTGATATCCGCCACGCCGCCCAGCCTCTTCTTCACGCGGTTCGCCGCGCACCTCTGCGCGCCCGTGTTCGTCATCCTGACGGGCGTGGCGGCCTGGCTCTATGGCCAGCGGCACGGAGGGCGCAAAGCGGCCTCAAGCTTCCTGTTCAAGCGCGGCCTCTTCCTGCTCGTGCTGGAGCTGACCGTCATCAACTTCGCCTGGACCTTCACGCTCCTGCCCCGGACCTATTACTTCCAGGTCATCGGCGCGATTGGCCTGTCGATGATGGTGCTGTCCGCCCTGCTCTACCTGCCACGACCCGCGCTGCTCACCTTCGCGCTGCTCGTGATTTTCGGCCACAACCTGCTCGACCCGATTCACTTCGAAGCGGGCCAGCCGGGACAGGCCCTGTGGGCGCTGCTGCATGACCGGGGCTTCATCGCCCTTCCGTGGGGCGCGCAGCTCAAGACGTCCTACCCCGTCCTGCCGTGGATGGGCGTCATCGCGCTGGGCTTCGCGGTGGGACCGTGGTTCTCGTCCCAGGTCGCCCCAGCGGTGAGGCGCCGCCGCCTGCTGCTGGCGTCCGCCTCATCGGTGGGCCTCTTCGTGCTGCTGCGCCTCATCAACGTCTACGGCGAGCCCTTGCCGTGGTCGCCCGGCGCTACGCCGATGGAAACGGTCATGTCCTTCGTCAATCTGACGAAGTACCCGCCGTCGCTCGACTTCCTGCTGCTGACGCTCGGCGTGGGCGCGGGCCTGCTGGCGCTGCTGGACAAAGCGCCTGCGTCACTGACATCCACCCTGGCGGTGTTCGGCGCCGCGCCGCTGTTCTTCTACGTCGTCCACCTGTACCTGCTGCTGCACGCGATGAACAAGCTCGCGCTGCTCACCTTCGGTCCCAACCAGGGCGCGCTGTTCAGCCTGCCGAATGTCAGCGCACTCTGGCTCATGGCGCTGCTGACGACGGTGCCCATGTGGTTCGCCTGCCGCGCCTTCGCCGCGCTGAAGGCCCGCTCCTCCAGTCCCTGGATGAGCTACCTCTGA
- a CDS encoding metallophosphoesterase encodes MRLRRLARRDAPLAAPANSFRRNLQEDGRNALVARSGADPFRTERRLRWRDHFSLSENVLMVQHMHAEHDGLRIAQLSDVHVGQATSALRIRRAVEAVNEEKPDLVFLTGDYVTHSPKPLPRVRELLAGIQGPVYVVMGNHDHWVNAPYLRESFERMGYTVLQNEHRQVHVKGAPVTVLGIDDGLTGRDDVEATFRGAPVSGTRLVLAHTPPTAEKLPAHAGLVQFSGHTHGGQFVVRGLTEALFRRAGQPYIRGHYHVNGNQLYVNRGLGFGFGGPYLRRGSEPEVAFFTLRQAAVSAG; translated from the coding sequence ATGCGCCTGAGACGTCTCGCCCGTCGTGACGCCCCCCTGGCAGCGCCGGCCAACAGCTTCCGGCGGAACCTGCAGGAGGACGGGCGCAATGCGCTGGTCGCGCGCAGCGGTGCCGACCCCTTCCGCACGGAGCGGCGCCTGCGCTGGCGGGACCACTTCTCCCTTTCGGAGAACGTGCTGATGGTCCAGCACATGCACGCCGAGCATGACGGACTGCGCATCGCGCAGCTGTCGGACGTGCACGTAGGGCAGGCCACCTCGGCGCTGCGCATCCGCCGCGCGGTGGAGGCGGTCAACGAGGAGAAGCCGGACCTGGTGTTCCTCACCGGCGACTACGTCACGCACAGCCCCAAGCCGTTGCCGCGCGTGCGCGAGCTGCTGGCTGGCATCCAGGGTCCCGTCTACGTGGTGATGGGCAACCATGACCACTGGGTGAACGCGCCGTACCTGCGCGAGTCCTTCGAGCGGATGGGCTACACGGTGCTGCAGAATGAGCACCGGCAGGTGCACGTGAAGGGCGCGCCGGTGACGGTGCTGGGCATCGACGACGGGCTCACCGGCCGGGACGACGTGGAGGCCACCTTCCGGGGTGCGCCGGTGTCCGGCACGCGGCTGGTGCTGGCCCACACGCCGCCCACGGCGGAGAAGCTGCCGGCGCACGCGGGGCTGGTGCAGTTCTCCGGGCACACGCACGGCGGCCAGTTCGTGGTGCGCGGCCTGACGGAGGCCCTCTTCCGCCGCGCGGGCCAGCCGTACATCCGCGGCCACTACCACGTGAATGGCAACCAGTTGTACGTGAACCGGGGCCTGGGCTTCGGCTTCGGCGGCCCCTACCTGCGCCGAGGCAGCGAGCCGGAGGTGGCCTTCTTCACGCTGCGACAGGCTGCCGTCAGCGCGGGGTAG
- a CDS encoding helix-turn-helix domain-containing protein, with the protein MRDLDITEVARRTGVPASTLRFYETKGLLSSTGRRGLRRLFNPDVLERLALIALGREAGFSLDELARMFAPDGPPRIDRELLSAKAEELDRTIRRLSAMRDGLRHAANCPAPSHMACPRFRQFLSAATASRQRPAHASHGSEGGRTRRRKQAPSRPARE; encoded by the coding sequence GTGAGAGACCTGGACATCACCGAGGTGGCCCGGCGAACGGGCGTTCCTGCCTCGACGCTGCGCTTCTACGAGACAAAGGGCCTGCTCTCCTCGACGGGCAGGCGAGGCCTGCGCCGCCTGTTCAATCCCGATGTGCTGGAGCGGCTCGCACTCATCGCCCTGGGACGCGAAGCCGGCTTCTCACTGGATGAGCTGGCTCGGATGTTCGCGCCGGACGGGCCACCGCGCATTGACCGGGAGCTGCTGAGCGCGAAGGCGGAGGAGCTCGACCGCACCATCCGGCGGCTGAGCGCCATGCGCGATGGCTTGCGGCACGCGGCGAACTGTCCCGCGCCGAGCCACATGGCATGTCCCAGGTTTCGCCAGTTCCTGTCGGCTGCCACGGCCTCCAGACAAAGGCCGGCGCACGCGTCGCACGGGAGCGAAGGCGGGCGCACGCGCCGCCGGAAGCAAGCCCCATCACGTCCGGCGCGCGAATAG
- a CDS encoding Mov34/MPN/PAD-1 family protein, protein MDDVIDRLCPAIMKLPGATDRDYGQEYCGLIYSRGDGIYRVSHPSPLGRWQLRREATKKSCFPVRKVIDPEARSLSILADYHSHPWHPSPLSEPDRRAANQLWLIKIQFDSACHIQKLLPHLDDVDRPGEVYSRRGKQWVLIGLIKPADKPFGFITPVGRED, encoded by the coding sequence GTGGATGACGTCATCGACCGCCTGTGCCCCGCCATCATGAAGCTCCCAGGCGCGACCGACAGGGATTACGGACAGGAGTACTGCGGCCTCATCTACTCCCGAGGCGACGGCATCTACCGCGTCAGCCATCCCTCTCCCCTCGGCCGATGGCAACTGCGCAGGGAGGCGACGAAGAAGTCCTGCTTTCCCGTTCGCAAGGTCATCGACCCCGAGGCCCGGTCCCTCTCCATCCTCGCCGACTACCACAGTCATCCCTGGCACCCTTCGCCGCTATCCGAGCCGGATCGGCGCGCAGCCAATCAACTCTGGCTCATCAAGATTCAGTTCGATTCGGCGTGCCACATCCAGAAGCTGCTCCCCCACCTGGATGATGTAGACAGGCCCGGCGAGGTCTACTCGCGTCGAGGGAAGCAGTGGGTCCTCATCGGGCTCATCAAGCCCGCCGACAAACCGTTCGGCTTCATCACCCCCGTCGGACGCGAGGACTGA
- a CDS encoding Fur family transcriptional regulator, giving the protein MGAKRSAVQPKLTEFQDRIRSAGLRSTAPRVAVLRELEDATSPMSHADLVDALGDEGYDRVTIYRNLTDLTEAGLVVRADLGDHVWRFELKRAGGGHSGSHPHFTCTDCGTVACLPEESVRIASSKGVPRAVSQRSVEVQLRGLCDGCN; this is encoded by the coding sequence ATGGGAGCAAAGAGAAGTGCCGTGCAGCCGAAGCTCACTGAGTTCCAGGACCGGATTCGTTCCGCGGGCTTGCGCAGCACCGCGCCCCGTGTGGCGGTGTTGCGGGAGCTGGAGGACGCCACGTCCCCGATGAGCCACGCCGACCTGGTGGACGCGCTGGGTGACGAGGGCTACGACCGGGTGACCATCTACCGCAACCTGACGGACCTCACCGAGGCCGGGCTCGTGGTGCGGGCGGACCTGGGCGACCACGTCTGGCGCTTCGAACTGAAGCGCGCGGGCGGGGGGCACAGCGGCAGCCACCCGCACTTCACCTGCACCGACTGCGGCACCGTGGCCTGCCTCCCGGAGGAGTCGGTCCGCATCGCGTCCTCGAAGGGCGTGCCCCGCGCGGTGTCCCAGCGCTCGGTGGAAGTGCAGCTTCGCGGTCTCTGCGACGGCTGCAACTGA
- a CDS encoding transporter yields MKNALTVTLLLSSALLLVPTSSAWACATCACGDPTLMSMGTEQPFSGRLRVSSTVRGWGHTVGEEGVDALRLREARMDLAVAYAPLPWLFLSATLPLQAREVRHVSLARDRGWGIGDVEVAAKVFLFQDKAFSADHLFSVLGGVKLPTAPVLRGPDGAQLALDSQLGSGSVDPLAGLAYQHFRGSWSFLASATGFFPTRGIQGFRAGVSLRTTLAAQYQPSARWALRLGFDSRLEAPADSEGEHQGHTDSERHEHTGGFIGYASPDVIFSPGMDVVVAAGVRVPFINQLRGRVVPTPIAMLSVAYDL; encoded by the coding sequence GTGAAGAACGCCCTCACCGTCACCCTCCTGTTGTCCAGCGCCCTGCTGCTCGTCCCCACCTCGAGCGCCTGGGCCTGCGCCACCTGCGCCTGTGGCGACCCCACGCTCATGTCCATGGGCACCGAGCAGCCGTTCTCCGGCCGCCTGCGCGTGTCCTCCACCGTCCGGGGCTGGGGCCACACGGTCGGGGAAGAGGGAGTGGACGCCCTGCGCCTGCGCGAGGCCCGCATGGACCTGGCGGTGGCCTACGCGCCGCTCCCCTGGCTGTTCCTCTCCGCCACCCTGCCCCTGCAGGCCCGCGAGGTGCGGCACGTCAGCCTCGCCCGGGACCGCGGCTGGGGCATTGGCGACGTGGAGGTCGCCGCGAAGGTGTTCCTCTTCCAGGACAAGGCCTTCTCCGCGGACCACCTGTTCAGCGTGTTGGGCGGCGTGAAGCTCCCCACCGCGCCCGTGCTGCGCGGTCCAGACGGCGCCCAGCTGGCCCTGGACAGTCAGCTGGGCAGCGGCTCCGTGGATCCACTGGCTGGCCTCGCCTATCAGCACTTCCGTGGCAGCTGGTCCTTCCTGGCCAGCGCCACCGGCTTCTTCCCCACGCGCGGCATCCAGGGCTTCCGCGCGGGTGTCTCCTTGCGCACCACGCTCGCCGCGCAATACCAGCCGTCGGCCCGCTGGGCCCTGCGCCTGGGCTTCGACAGCCGCCTGGAGGCACCGGCCGACTCGGAAGGCGAGCACCAGGGCCACACGGACAGCGAGCGCCATGAGCACACGGGCGGATTCATCGGCTACGCGTCTCCCGACGTGATCTTCAGCCCGGGCATGGACGTCGTCGTCGCGGCGGGCGTGCGCGTGCCCTTCATCAACCAACTGCGTGGCCGCGTTGTCCCCACGCCCATCGCGATGTTGTCCGTCGCCTACGACCTCTGA
- a CDS encoding ATP-binding protein, which yields MTPPPQAAPPLPEPDSRARINLEWLLRLRWGLLLGQTLVIGVAAFGLELALPIPELAALLGLEALTNVSVRTWLARGLRVTEGTLGKLMLWDTLVLTGLLALSGGTHNPFTTLYLVNVALGTVLLPSRWMWGLLGFTLTAFGSLFVLQDVELPAGLSRPDHAELMRLHINGMWVAFAVAAGFIVYFVQRVTRALGAREQELAQARALHARREKVASLATLAAGAAHELSTPLSTIAVVAKEVERALATAGTSESVREDLRLIRQQVDRCRDVLVQMSADAGQTTGEPFLPVPLGRLVEDMLAELPGAERVTVELPTEARDWHVHGPPRALARVLRGLVKNALQASQVSRPVELRVQARGEGALLEVRDAGTGMAADVLSRAGEPFFTTKPPGEGMGLGLFLARTLVEQLGGSLELRSTPGRGTTASLSLPVTEGTP from the coding sequence ATGACGCCTCCGCCCCAAGCCGCCCCGCCGCTCCCAGAGCCCGACTCCCGGGCCCGCATCAACCTGGAGTGGCTGCTGCGCTTGCGATGGGGCCTGCTATTGGGCCAGACGCTCGTCATCGGCGTGGCGGCCTTCGGGTTGGAGCTGGCGCTGCCCATACCGGAGCTGGCCGCGCTGCTGGGCCTGGAGGCGCTGACCAACGTGTCGGTGCGAACGTGGCTGGCGCGCGGCCTCCGGGTGACGGAGGGCACCCTTGGCAAGCTGATGCTGTGGGACACGCTGGTGCTCACCGGCTTGCTGGCCCTCAGCGGCGGCACGCACAACCCCTTCACCACGCTCTACCTGGTGAACGTGGCGCTGGGCACCGTGCTGCTGCCCTCGCGGTGGATGTGGGGTCTGCTCGGCTTCACACTGACGGCCTTCGGCTCGCTGTTCGTGTTGCAGGACGTGGAGCTGCCAGCGGGCCTGTCGCGGCCGGACCACGCGGAGCTGATGCGGCTGCACATCAACGGCATGTGGGTGGCCTTCGCCGTGGCCGCGGGCTTCATCGTCTACTTCGTCCAGCGCGTCACGCGGGCGCTCGGGGCGCGGGAGCAGGAGCTGGCGCAGGCGCGCGCGCTGCACGCGCGGCGGGAGAAGGTGGCCTCGCTGGCGACGCTCGCCGCGGGCGCCGCGCACGAGCTGTCCACGCCGCTGTCCACCATCGCCGTGGTGGCGAAGGAGGTGGAGCGCGCGCTGGCCACCGCGGGCACCTCCGAGTCCGTTCGCGAGGACCTGCGCCTCATCCGCCAGCAGGTGGACCGCTGCCGCGACGTCCTGGTGCAGATGTCCGCGGACGCCGGGCAGACGACGGGTGAGCCCTTCCTCCCCGTGCCCCTGGGCCGGCTGGTGGAGGACATGCTGGCGGAGCTCCCTGGCGCGGAGCGGGTGACGGTCGAACTGCCCACCGAGGCCCGCGACTGGCACGTCCACGGCCCGCCCCGGGCGCTGGCCCGGGTGCTGCGCGGGCTGGTGAAGAACGCGCTCCAGGCGTCTCAGGTGTCACGTCCCGTGGAGCTGCGCGTGCAAGCGCGCGGTGAAGGTGCCCTGCTGGAGGTGCGCGACGCGGGCACGGGGATGGCGGCGGACGTGTTGTCCCGGGCGGGCGAGCCCTTCTTCACCACCAAGCCACCGGGCGAAGGCATGGGCCTGGGGCTCTTCCTGGCGCGCACGCTGGTGGAGCAACTGGGCGGCTCCCTGGAGCTGCGCTCGACGCCGGGCCGGGGCACCACGGCGAGCCTCTCCCTGCCGGTGACGGAGGGGACGCCATGA